The Streptomyces seoulensis genome contains a region encoding:
- a CDS encoding ABC transporter ATP-binding protein: MTPPDGSLLVARDLRKSYGPTAALDGAAFSVHPGEVVAVMGPSGSGKSTLLHCLAGIVRPDSGSITYAGRELTAMGDAERSALRRGEFGFVFQFGQLVPELTCVENVALPLRLNGTPRKEAERAALTWMERLEVDDLARKRPGEVSGGQGQRVAVARALVTGPRVLFADEPTGALDSLNGERVMELLTDAARSAGAAVVLVTHEARVAAWSDREVVVRDGRSRDMERSV; encoded by the coding sequence ATGACCCCGCCCGACGGCTCCCTGCTCGTCGCCCGCGACCTGCGCAAGTCCTACGGACCGACGGCCGCCCTCGACGGCGCCGCGTTCTCCGTCCACCCCGGCGAGGTCGTCGCCGTGATGGGCCCCTCCGGCTCCGGCAAGTCCACGCTGCTGCACTGCCTCGCCGGGATCGTCCGGCCCGACTCGGGCTCGATCACCTACGCCGGACGCGAGCTGACCGCGATGGGCGACGCCGAACGCAGCGCCCTCAGGCGCGGCGAGTTCGGCTTCGTCTTCCAGTTCGGGCAACTGGTGCCGGAGCTGACCTGCGTGGAGAACGTGGCGCTGCCCCTGCGGCTGAACGGCACCCCGCGCAAGGAGGCCGAGCGGGCCGCGCTCACCTGGATGGAGCGGCTGGAGGTGGACGACCTCGCGCGCAAGCGGCCCGGCGAGGTCTCCGGCGGCCAGGGACAGCGGGTGGCGGTGGCGCGGGCGCTGGTCACCGGGCCCCGGGTGCTGTTCGCCGACGAGCCGACCGGCGCGCTGGACTCGCTCAACGGCGAGCGCGTGATGGAACTGCTCACCGACGCGGCCCGCTCGGCCGGCGCGGCCGTCGTGCTCGTCACCCACGAGGCGCGGGTGGCGGCCTGGTCCGACCGCGAGGTCGTCGTGCGTGACGGGCGGTCACGGGACATGGAGCGCAGCGTATGA
- a CDS encoding PadR family transcriptional regulator, whose product MSIGHTLLGLLESGPRHGYDLKRAFDDTFGHDRPLHYGQVYATMSRLLKNGLVEVEGIEAGDGPDRKRYAITDAGITDVERWLSSPEKPEDYLRSTLYTKVVLALLTRRDAADILDTQRAEHLRSMRVLTDRKRKGDLADQLICDHALFHLEADLRWLELTAARLDRLRTEVVA is encoded by the coding sequence ATGTCCATCGGTCACACCCTTCTAGGGCTCCTGGAGTCCGGCCCCCGGCACGGTTACGACCTCAAGCGGGCCTTCGACGACACCTTCGGCCACGACCGGCCGCTGCACTACGGGCAGGTCTACGCGACCATGTCCCGGCTGCTGAAGAACGGCCTCGTGGAGGTCGAGGGCATCGAGGCGGGCGACGGACCCGACCGAAAACGGTACGCCATCACCGACGCCGGCATCACGGACGTCGAGCGCTGGCTCTCCAGCCCCGAGAAGCCGGAGGACTACCTCCGCTCGACCCTCTACACCAAGGTCGTCCTCGCCCTGCTGACCCGGCGCGACGCCGCCGACATCCTCGACACCCAGCGCGCCGAGCACCTGCGCAGCATGCGCGTGCTCACCGACCGCAAGCGCAAGGGCGACCTCGCCGACCAGTTGATCTGCGACCACGCCCTGTTCCATCTCGAAGCCGACCTGCGCTGGCTGGAACTGACCGCAGCGCGCCTCGACAGGCTCCGCACGGAGGTGGTCGCATGA
- a CDS encoding transglycosylase domain-containing protein, whose product MGRADERRARQRGGHRAAPGRRSPAPASEPSGGKPAKGRIRRLFTWKKIVGTVFGLCLLCMAGFAALYMSVDVPAGNVAAQRQSNVYKYDDGTVLARDGKVNREIVGLSKVPRKVQLTFVAAENKSFYTDPGVDLKGTARGMLNTLAGRGKQGGSTITQQYVKNYYLSQDQTVSRKLKEMVISLKVEREKSKDDILAGYINTSYYGRGAYGIQAAAQAYYRVDAQDLTVEQGAYLAALLQAPSQYDWAAASPTGKRLVTERWNYVLNNMVKEHWLDPGKRAALKFPVPKEPKGAPGMTGQKGYLVSLANSQLERRLMEQEGISRSEAEAKVEGQGWNITLHVDRKKQAALEKSVKTQLTSKLDPKRRPVDADVQAGAVSVDPRTGGIVALYGGKDYYSHWFDNATRRDYQPASTFKPVILAAALEHGATTQSGTLIGASTVYDGTSRRQVLDHGSRVGFAPPNEDDADYGPVTVQQAMNKSVNSVFAQMGVDVGMDKVMDTAKQLGMDTEGMQAVPAQTLGSMGASPLEMAGMYATLDNHGRKVTPSIVKSAEQGGRTVQMPDPVGERVLDRTTADTVTSVLTGVVDDGTARQSVANDALRAGQQVAGKTGTSDCNRSAWFTGYTPDLVTSVGLFGEAAKDGGTGCEGEKVKRNAHVSLKGAMGGGRVNGGGPPARIWAAYTFGVTRQAEFDLDTTQGAAIAPTPPPTPSETPSRTPSETPSSEPPTSESPSETPSETPSDTGTPTPPTQSPTTPPTTQPPTGGITPRNPFDPRQRDDGQ is encoded by the coding sequence ATGGGACGAGCGGACGAGAGACGAGCGCGACAGCGCGGCGGCCACCGCGCGGCACCCGGACGCCGTTCACCAGCCCCGGCGTCCGAGCCGTCCGGCGGCAAGCCCGCCAAGGGCCGAATACGCCGGCTCTTCACCTGGAAGAAGATCGTCGGCACGGTCTTCGGCCTGTGCCTGCTGTGCATGGCCGGCTTCGCCGCGCTGTACATGTCGGTCGACGTGCCGGCCGGCAACGTCGCCGCCCAGCGCCAGAGCAACGTCTACAAGTACGACGACGGCACCGTCCTCGCCCGCGACGGCAAGGTCAACCGCGAGATAGTCGGCCTGTCCAAGGTGCCCCGCAAGGTCCAGCTCACCTTCGTCGCCGCCGAGAACAAGTCCTTCTACACCGACCCCGGCGTCGACCTGAAGGGCACCGCGCGCGGCATGCTCAACACCCTCGCGGGGCGCGGCAAGCAGGGTGGTTCGACCATCACCCAGCAGTACGTCAAGAACTACTACCTCAGCCAGGACCAGACCGTCTCCCGCAAGCTCAAGGAGATGGTCATCTCGCTGAAGGTGGAGCGCGAGAAGTCCAAGGACGACATCCTCGCCGGGTACATCAACACCAGCTACTACGGCCGCGGCGCCTACGGCATCCAGGCCGCCGCCCAGGCGTACTACCGCGTCGACGCCCAGGACCTCACCGTCGAACAGGGCGCCTACCTCGCCGCCCTCCTCCAGGCCCCCAGCCAGTACGACTGGGCCGCCGCCTCGCCCACCGGCAAGCGGTTGGTCACCGAGCGCTGGAACTACGTCCTGAACAACATGGTCAAGGAGCACTGGCTCGACCCGGGCAAGCGCGCCGCCCTGAAGTTCCCGGTGCCCAAGGAGCCCAAGGGCGCCCCCGGCATGACGGGTCAGAAGGGCTACCTGGTCTCGCTGGCCAACTCCCAGCTCGAGAGGCGGCTGATGGAGCAGGAGGGCATCTCCCGCTCGGAGGCCGAGGCCAAGGTCGAGGGCCAGGGCTGGAACATCACCCTCCACGTCGACCGCAAGAAGCAGGCCGCGCTGGAGAAGTCGGTCAAGACCCAGCTCACCAGCAAGCTCGACCCGAAGCGGCGCCCGGTCGACGCCGACGTCCAGGCCGGCGCGGTCTCCGTCGACCCCAGGACCGGCGGGATCGTCGCCCTCTACGGCGGCAAGGACTACTACAGCCACTGGTTCGACAACGCCACCCGCCGCGACTACCAGCCGGCCTCCACCTTCAAGCCGGTCATCCTCGCCGCGGCGCTGGAGCACGGCGCCACCACCCAGAGCGGGACGCTCATCGGGGCGAGCACCGTCTACGACGGCACCAGCCGCCGCCAGGTCCTCGACCACGGCTCCCGCGTCGGCTTCGCCCCGCCCAACGAGGACGACGCGGACTACGGCCCGGTCACCGTCCAGCAGGCCATGAACAAGTCCGTCAACTCCGTGTTCGCGCAGATGGGCGTGGACGTCGGCATGGACAAGGTCATGGACACCGCGAAGCAGCTCGGCATGGACACCGAGGGCATGCAGGCGGTCCCGGCGCAGACCCTCGGCTCCATGGGCGCCAGCCCGCTGGAGATGGCGGGCATGTACGCCACCCTCGACAACCACGGCCGCAAGGTCACCCCGAGCATCGTCAAGTCGGCCGAGCAGGGCGGCCGTACGGTCCAGATGCCGGACCCGGTCGGCGAGCGGGTGCTGGACCGCACCACCGCCGACACCGTGACCTCCGTGCTCACCGGCGTCGTCGACGACGGCACCGCCCGGCAGTCCGTGGCGAACGACGCGCTGCGCGCCGGGCAGCAGGTGGCGGGCAAGACCGGCACCTCCGACTGCAACCGCTCGGCCTGGTTCACCGGGTACACCCCCGATCTCGTCACCTCCGTCGGCCTGTTCGGCGAGGCGGCCAAGGACGGCGGCACCGGCTGCGAGGGCGAGAAGGTCAAGCGCAACGCCCATGTCTCGCTCAAGGGCGCGATGGGCGGCGGCCGCGTCAACGGCGGCGGTCCCCCGGCCCGGATCTGGGCGGCCTACACCTTCGGCGTGACCCGGCAGGCCGAGTTCGACCTCGACACCACCCAGGGTGCCGCCATCGCCCCGACCCCGCCGCCGACCCCCAGCGAGACCCCGTCCCGGACGCCGTCCGAGACACCTAGCAGCGAACCGCCGACCTCCGAGAGCCCGTCCGAGACGCCGAGCGAGACCCCGAGCGACACCGGGACCCCGACGCCTCCCACCCAGAGCCCGACCACGCCGCCGACCACGCAGCCGCCGACCGGGGGCATCACCCCGCGCAACCCGTTCGACCCCCGCCAGCGGGACGACGGCCAGTAG
- a CDS encoding SpoIIE family protein phosphatase has product MTEQPTSSCGRPQPGVDPAVRGALLGAPAQARGGAGTGKNKKKERPVNGPEHSQPAAAEPMGEPPARAKSSVGEHRPRPAPESIPAQPGAEQERAAGGQERRTGRGGPPGRPMPMRRDGDRLRFVGAATRRIARGLDLDEIVMGLCRATVPTFSDAILVYLRDPLPVGDERPTGPVVLRLRRTDRIPDERETEGLLLPPSFPEPDAESSALAALSGPAALTAELCEVRPGGALNEVLRGVRPVFADTPAARAALPELLGEDGEAVVPSGQRAILAPLRGRRRVIGAAVFLRRPDRLAFEAEDLLVAAQLATHSALGIDKAVLYGREAYIADELQRTMLPETLPHPTGVRLASRYLPAAETARVGGDWYDAIPLPGSRVALVVGDVMGHSMTSAAIMGQLRTTAQTLAGLDLPPEEVLHHLDEQAQRLGTDRMATCMYAVYDPVTHRITIANAGHPPPVLLHLGGTAEVLRVPPGAPIGVGGVDFEAVELDAPAGATLLLYTDGLVESRLRDVWTGIEQLRERLTATAQLTGPDHPPPLEALCDEVLDMLGPGDRDDDIALLAARFEGIASSDVKCWSLDAEDAAPGKARRLARAALADWGLEELTDSVELLVSEVVTNAVRYTTRPVTLRLLRTDVLRCEVGDDVPQLPRLCQARATDEGGRGLYLVNKLARRWGATRLSVGKVVWFELHGG; this is encoded by the coding sequence GTGACGGAGCAGCCCACTTCCTCCTGCGGACGCCCCCAGCCGGGCGTCGACCCCGCCGTGCGCGGGGCGCTGCTGGGTGCCCCGGCCCAGGCACGGGGCGGCGCGGGCACGGGGAAGAACAAGAAGAAGGAGCGCCCAGTCAACGGCCCTGAGCACTCGCAGCCGGCCGCCGCCGAGCCCATGGGGGAACCTCCCGCGCGCGCGAAGTCCAGCGTGGGGGAACACCGTCCGAGGCCGGCGCCGGAGTCCATTCCCGCCCAGCCGGGCGCCGAGCAGGAGCGCGCGGCGGGCGGCCAGGAGCGACGCACCGGGCGCGGTGGCCCGCCGGGCCGCCCCATGCCCATGCGCCGTGACGGCGACCGGCTGCGGTTCGTCGGCGCGGCCACCCGGCGCATCGCGCGCGGTCTCGACCTGGACGAGATCGTGATGGGCCTGTGCCGCGCCACCGTGCCCACGTTCTCCGACGCGATCCTCGTCTACCTGCGCGACCCGCTGCCGGTCGGCGACGAGCGGCCCACCGGGCCGGTGGTGCTGCGGCTGCGCCGCACCGACCGGATCCCGGACGAGCGGGAGACCGAGGGCCTGCTGCTGCCTCCGTCGTTCCCGGAGCCGGACGCCGAGTCCTCGGCGCTGGCCGCGCTCTCCGGGCCGGCCGCGCTGACCGCCGAGCTGTGCGAGGTGCGTCCTGGCGGCGCGCTGAACGAGGTGCTGCGCGGGGTGCGCCCGGTGTTCGCGGACACCCCCGCCGCCCGCGCCGCGCTGCCCGAACTGCTCGGCGAGGACGGCGAGGCGGTCGTACCGTCCGGGCAGCGGGCGATCCTCGCGCCGCTGCGCGGGCGGCGCCGGGTGATCGGCGCGGCGGTGTTCCTGCGCCGCCCGGACCGGCTGGCCTTCGAGGCGGAGGACCTGCTGGTGGCGGCGCAGCTCGCCACGCACAGCGCGCTCGGCATCGACAAGGCGGTGCTGTACGGCCGCGAGGCGTACATCGCGGACGAGTTGCAGCGCACCATGCTGCCCGAGACGCTGCCGCATCCCACCGGGGTGCGGCTGGCCTCGCGCTACCTGCCCGCGGCGGAGACGGCCCGGGTGGGCGGCGACTGGTACGACGCGATCCCGCTGCCGGGCAGCCGGGTGGCGCTGGTGGTCGGCGACGTGATGGGCCACTCCATGACCTCGGCGGCGATCATGGGCCAACTGCGCACCACCGCGCAGACCCTGGCCGGTCTCGACCTGCCGCCCGAGGAGGTGCTGCACCACCTGGACGAACAGGCGCAGCGCCTGGGCACGGACCGCATGGCGACCTGCATGTACGCGGTCTACGACCCGGTCACGCACCGCATCACGATCGCCAACGCCGGTCATCCGCCGCCGGTGCTGCTGCACCTGGGCGGGACCGCGGAGGTGCTGCGGGTGCCGCCGGGCGCGCCGATCGGCGTGGGCGGGGTGGACTTCGAGGCGGTCGAGCTGGACGCGCCCGCCGGAGCCACGCTGCTGCTGTACACCGACGGCCTGGTGGAGTCCCGGCTGCGGGACGTGTGGACGGGCATAGAGCAGTTGCGGGAGCGGTTGACCGCGACCGCGCAACTGACCGGCCCGGACCACCCGCCGCCGCTGGAAGCCCTGTGCGACGAGGTGCTGGACATGCTCGGCCCGGGCGACCGGGACGACGACATCGCCCTGCTCGCGGCCCGCTTCGAGGGGATCGCGTCCAGCGATGTGAAGTGCTGGTCGCTGGACGCGGAGGACGCGGCGCCGGGCAAGGCACGCCGGCTGGCCCGTGCGGCGCTGGCCGACTGGGGCCTGGAGGAGCTGACGGACTCGGTGGAGCTGCTGGTCAGCGAGGTGGTCACCAACGCGGTGCGCTACACCACGCGTCCGGTGACGCTGCGGCTGCTGCGCACGGACGTGCTGCGCTGCGAGGTCGGTGACGACGTGCCGCAGTTGCCCCGGCTGTGCCAGGCGAGAGCCACCGACGAGGGCGGCCGCGGCCTGTACCTGGTCAACAAGCTGGCCCGGCGCTGGGGCGCGACCCGGCTGAGTGTCGGCAAGGTCGTCTGGTTCGAGCTGCACGGGGGCTGA